Proteins from a single region of Labedella gwakjiensis:
- a CDS encoding ABC transporter substrate-binding protein, whose translation MHSIRRGIAATVAVAALALTGCSATGGGDDGPVALDYWAWAPNIDKVVDIWNEQNPDIQVTVQKQDGGDPVITKLLTALKAGSGAPDLIQAEYQKIPTLVSSDALADISGDLDDSVEGTFAEGLWSSVTLGGDAVYAIPQDSGPMMFYYREDIFAELGLEVPTTWDEYAEVAAAVHDSDPSRYLGTFSANDAGWFTGLAQQAGASWWSIDGDAWGVDIDESPTQKVAEYWGGLVEEGVIDNKPMYTPEWNAGLNDGSQVGWLSAVWAPGVLSGNAADTAGLWRAAPMPQWDADAPATGAWGGSTTAVTTQTDQQAAAVEFATWLNTDPEAVAAMADTMGIYPAATEVASDALSTSPDFFSNQDDFYDVAAEAAASIAPFTYGPNVNVTFSAYNDEFAKAAEAKTTSAFLDALAAMQTITVDDLEKTGFTVE comes from the coding sequence ATGCACAGCATCAGGCGCGGAATCGCCGCAACGGTCGCGGTGGCCGCACTGGCTCTCACCGGGTGTTCGGCCACGGGCGGGGGCGACGACGGACCCGTCGCGCTCGACTACTGGGCGTGGGCACCGAACATCGACAAGGTCGTCGACATCTGGAACGAGCAGAACCCCGACATCCAGGTCACCGTCCAGAAGCAGGACGGCGGAGACCCCGTGATCACGAAGCTCCTCACCGCGCTCAAGGCCGGCAGCGGCGCCCCCGACCTCATCCAGGCCGAGTACCAGAAGATCCCGACGCTCGTCTCCTCCGATGCCCTCGCCGACATCTCGGGCGATCTCGACGACAGCGTCGAGGGGACCTTCGCCGAGGGCCTCTGGTCGAGCGTCACACTCGGGGGCGACGCGGTCTACGCGATCCCGCAGGACAGCGGACCCATGATGTTCTACTACCGCGAGGACATCTTCGCGGAGCTCGGCCTCGAGGTCCCCACGACGTGGGACGAGTACGCCGAGGTCGCCGCCGCCGTGCACGACTCCGACCCGTCGCGCTACCTCGGCACGTTCTCCGCGAACGATGCCGGATGGTTCACGGGCCTCGCGCAGCAGGCCGGCGCGTCCTGGTGGTCGATCGACGGCGACGCGTGGGGCGTCGACATCGACGAGTCGCCGACGCAGAAGGTCGCAGAGTACTGGGGCGGCCTCGTCGAGGAGGGCGTCATCGACAACAAGCCGATGTACACGCCCGAGTGGAACGCCGGACTCAACGACGGCTCCCAGGTGGGCTGGCTGAGCGCCGTGTGGGCCCCGGGAGTCCTCTCCGGGAACGCCGCAGACACCGCGGGACTCTGGCGTGCAGCGCCGATGCCGCAGTGGGACGCCGACGCCCCGGCCACGGGAGCATGGGGCGGATCGACAACGGCCGTGACGACGCAGACGGACCAGCAGGCCGCCGCCGTGGAGTTCGCCACGTGGCTCAACACCGACCCGGAGGCCGTCGCCGCGATGGCCGACACGATGGGCATCTACCCGGCCGCGACGGAGGTCGCGTCCGACGCCCTCTCGACGTCGCCCGACTTCTTCTCGAACCAGGACGACTTCTACGACGTGGCAGCGGAGGCCGCCGCATCGATCGCCCCGTTCACCTACGGACCGAACGTCAACGTGACGTTCAGCGCCTACAACGACGAGTTCGCGAAGGCCGCAGAGGCGAAGACGACGAGCGCGTTCCTCGACGCCCTCGCCGCGATGCAGACCATCACGGTCGACGACCTCGAGAAGACCGGGTTCACGGTCGAATGA
- a CDS encoding carbohydrate ABC transporter permease, which yields MTTATTPSGSSGSRTGVPETPEEPIDTAVLGPAPRRRPVGHGFRARVLTPYGMLAPAIILFLAFMAAPILYTVVLSFQRVQVQGLGLGSGARTTVFAGFANYVAALDAEFLASVGRVLLYGLILVPTMLGLALLFALLLDSKRSRATRFSRLVIFLPYAVPGVIASLLWGFLYLPAVSPFYFITEALGIDAPTILSSGLIVFGLANIGLWGGVGFNMVVIYTSLKAVPSDIYEAARLDGCSEIQIALRIKVPIVFPALVMTGLFSLIATLQVFAEPTTLRPLTNALSTTWSPLMKVYRDAFTRDDLGSAAATSVVIAVVSLALSFVFLRIVQKRAFGQED from the coding sequence ATGACGACCGCGACCACTCCGTCCGGGAGCTCCGGCTCCCGGACGGGCGTCCCCGAGACGCCGGAGGAACCCATCGACACCGCCGTGCTCGGGCCGGCGCCCCGACGCCGGCCCGTCGGGCACGGATTCCGCGCCCGCGTCCTGACGCCGTACGGCATGCTCGCTCCCGCGATCATCCTCTTCCTCGCGTTCATGGCCGCTCCGATCCTCTACACGGTCGTCCTCAGCTTCCAGCGCGTGCAGGTGCAGGGCCTCGGGCTCGGATCCGGCGCGCGGACGACGGTCTTCGCCGGGTTCGCGAACTACGTGGCAGCCCTCGACGCCGAATTCCTCGCGAGCGTCGGCCGGGTCCTGCTCTACGGCCTCATCCTCGTGCCGACGATGCTCGGACTCGCGCTGCTCTTCGCGCTCCTGCTCGACTCGAAGCGCTCTCGTGCGACGCGGTTCTCGCGTCTTGTGATCTTCCTGCCGTACGCGGTGCCCGGCGTGATCGCCTCGCTCCTCTGGGGGTTCCTCTACCTTCCGGCCGTCAGCCCGTTCTACTTCATCACGGAGGCGCTCGGGATCGACGCCCCCACGATCCTGTCGTCCGGGCTCATCGTCTTCGGTCTCGCGAACATCGGGCTGTGGGGAGGCGTCGGCTTCAACATGGTCGTCATCTACACCTCCCTCAAGGCCGTCCCCAGCGACATCTACGAGGCGGCGCGCCTCGACGGATGCTCGGAGATCCAGATCGCGTTGCGCATCAAGGTGCCGATCGTGTTCCCCGCGCTCGTCATGACAGGACTCTTCTCCCTCATCGCGACCCTGCAGGTGTTCGCCGAGCCGACGACGCTCCGCCCGCTCACGAACGCCCTGTCGACCACGTGGAGCCCTCTCATGAAGGTCTACCGTGACGCGTTCACGCGCGACGACCTCGGGTCGGCGGCCGCGACGAGCGTCGTGATCGCCGTCGTGAGCCTCGCCCTCTCGTTCGTTTTCCTGCGCATCGTCCAGAAGCGCGCCTTCGGCCAGGAGGACTGA
- a CDS encoding carbohydrate ABC transporter permease, whose amino-acid sequence MTTTTASTPRSTMRPSPIATGILILGALYCLVPVIWVVAASTKSASELFTTFTLFPSTHLFENLAQLSAYRDGLFWRWMLNSALYAGVGAVASTWVSALAGYVLAKFRFPGKSAVFSILLTGVLVPGVILAIPQYLLLAQFELTNTYWAVLLPQIISPYAIYLARIYAAAAVPTDVVEAARTDGAREFAIFNRIALPMMLPGLVTILLFQFVAVWNNFMLPYIMLGDDQLFPVTVGLSGLLNQGASAPSMYTLVIAGALVSVIPLVLLFLILQRFWRVDLAAGAVKA is encoded by the coding sequence ATGACCACCACAACGGCTTCGACCCCCCGGTCGACGATGCGTCCGTCACCCATCGCGACGGGCATCCTCATCCTCGGTGCGCTCTACTGCCTCGTCCCCGTGATCTGGGTCGTCGCGGCGTCCACGAAGAGCGCGAGCGAGCTCTTCACGACGTTCACCCTCTTCCCGAGCACGCACCTCTTCGAGAACCTCGCGCAGTTGAGCGCCTACCGCGACGGCCTGTTCTGGCGGTGGATGCTGAACTCCGCGCTCTACGCGGGCGTCGGCGCCGTCGCCTCCACGTGGGTGTCGGCCCTCGCCGGCTACGTGCTCGCGAAGTTCCGCTTCCCCGGCAAGTCCGCGGTCTTCTCGATCCTGCTGACGGGGGTGCTCGTGCCCGGTGTGATCCTCGCGATCCCGCAGTACCTGCTCCTCGCGCAGTTCGAGCTGACGAACACGTACTGGGCCGTGCTGCTCCCGCAGATCATCTCGCCGTACGCGATCTACCTGGCGCGCATCTACGCGGCCGCGGCGGTGCCGACCGACGTCGTCGAGGCCGCCCGCACCGACGGCGCCAGGGAATTCGCGATCTTCAACCGGATCGCACTGCCGATGATGCTCCCGGGACTCGTCACGATCCTGCTCTTCCAGTTCGTGGCGGTCTGGAACAACTTCATGCTCCCGTACATCATGCTCGGAGACGACCAGCTCTTCCCCGTGACGGTCGGCCTCAGCGGCCTGCTCAACCAGGGAGCGTCGGCACCGTCGATGTACACGCTCGTGATCGCCGGGGCCCTCGTCTCCGTCATCCCGCTCGTGCTGCTCTTCCTGATCCTGCAGCGCTTCTGGCGGGTGGACCTGGCGGCGGGTGCCGTCAAGGCGTGA
- a CDS encoding LacI family DNA-binding transcriptional regulator, whose product MSTGDRPRRPTVSHVAAEAGVSRGTVSRYLNGGHWVSPEAEAAVAAAIRKTGYRINPHARSLATQRTNSVAFLLTETFERLFEDPNFARLMRATSAALAERDVSLVFILAGSPAERRRARDFITQGHVDGVLLVSSHQGEPGLIEEIHRAGVPIIACGVPLGFERKLGWVAADDEAGAREMTAYLRSLGRSRIATIAGPRDTSGGVQRLVGFRSELGDDFDADLVEHGDYSEASGRAAMSALLDRDPTIDAVFAANDLMAAGALAVLAERGISVPERIAVGGFDDAAVATETRPALTTMRQPFDRISQEMVRLLLQVIGGEKPAAITLPTELVVRDSA is encoded by the coding sequence ATGAGTACAGGGGACCGGCCGCGGCGGCCGACCGTCAGCCACGTGGCAGCCGAGGCCGGGGTCTCGCGGGGGACGGTGTCCCGCTACCTCAACGGTGGCCACTGGGTCAGCCCGGAGGCCGAGGCCGCGGTCGCCGCGGCCATCCGGAAGACCGGGTACCGCATCAACCCGCACGCGCGGAGCCTCGCGACCCAGCGCACGAACTCCGTCGCGTTCCTCCTCACCGAGACCTTCGAGCGTCTCTTCGAGGACCCGAACTTCGCACGCCTCATGCGAGCGACGTCCGCGGCTCTCGCCGAGCGCGACGTCTCGCTCGTGTTCATCCTCGCGGGCAGCCCCGCCGAGCGGCGTCGCGCGCGCGACTTCATCACGCAGGGGCACGTCGACGGCGTCCTCCTCGTCTCGAGCCATCAGGGCGAACCGGGGCTCATCGAGGAGATCCACCGAGCCGGCGTCCCGATCATCGCGTGCGGCGTCCCGCTGGGCTTCGAACGGAAGCTCGGGTGGGTCGCCGCCGACGACGAGGCCGGCGCGCGGGAGATGACGGCGTACCTGCGGTCGCTCGGGCGCTCGCGGATCGCGACGATCGCCGGTCCGCGCGACACCTCGGGCGGCGTCCAGCGTCTCGTCGGGTTCCGCTCGGAGCTCGGAGACGACTTCGACGCGGACCTCGTGGAGCACGGCGACTACAGCGAGGCGAGCGGACGGGCGGCGATGTCCGCGCTGCTCGACCGCGATCCCACGATCGACGCGGTCTTCGCCGCCAACGACCTCATGGCCGCCGGCGCGCTCGCGGTCCTCGCGGAACGCGGAATCTCCGTCCCCGAGCGCATCGCGGTCGGCGGGTTCGACGACGCGGCCGTCGCGACGGAGACACGCCCGGCACTCACCACGATGCGGCAGCCGTTCGATCGGATCAGTCAGGAGATGGTCCGGCTGCTCCTCCAGGTGATCGGTGGAGAGAAGCCCGCGGCCATCACCCTCCCGACGGAGCTCGTCGTCCGCGACTCGGCCTGA
- a CDS encoding VOC family protein: MTSRLNPYLNFRDATRDAMTFYQEVFGGELTLSTYGEFGMTQYPDELDKIMHSQLETPAGFVLMCADVPNEIPLAEGGPISISLSGDDVDELTGYWEKLSASGTIGQPLTEAPWGDSFGECTDRFGVMWLVNIAGRAA; encoded by the coding sequence ATGACCAGTCGTCTCAACCCGTACCTCAACTTCCGTGACGCGACGCGCGACGCCATGACCTTCTATCAGGAGGTCTTCGGCGGGGAGCTCACGCTCAGCACCTACGGCGAGTTCGGCATGACGCAGTACCCGGACGAGCTCGACAAGATCATGCACTCCCAGCTCGAGACGCCGGCCGGCTTCGTGCTGATGTGCGCAGATGTCCCGAACGAGATACCACTCGCTGAGGGCGGTCCCATCTCGATCTCGCTGAGCGGCGACGACGTGGACGAGCTCACGGGGTACTGGGAGAAGCTGTCGGCGAGCGGCACCATCGGGCAGCCGCTCACGGAGGCGCCGTGGGGCGACAGCTTCGGCGAGTGCACCGACCGGTTCGGCGTCATGTGGCTCGTCAACATCGCCGGTCGAGCGGCCTGA
- a CDS encoding alpha/beta hydrolase produces MTTVQPAPHRIRRRIVRTLLAVVLVIVLVVVVFLAWANTVMGGDREAALEVWTNDAIEVAETEHSFVLAPTGDRSGEGLVFIPGAKVDPFAYARTLAGVVEDAGVTVVITKPTLNLAFFDTRPLSTFTADAPDVDAWAVGGHSLGGVRACQLADGDPSVDVTGLVFFGSYCANDISASAIDVLSISGTADGLTTPEDVESAAPLLPADTTFVEIEGGNHADFGDYGVQPGDGESTIPRDDARAAITDALVGFFD; encoded by the coding sequence ATGACGACGGTCCAGCCCGCGCCGCACCGCATCCGTCGCCGGATCGTCCGCACCCTCCTCGCGGTCGTCCTCGTGATCGTCCTCGTGGTCGTGGTGTTCCTCGCGTGGGCGAACACCGTCATGGGCGGCGATCGCGAGGCGGCTCTCGAGGTGTGGACGAACGACGCGATCGAGGTCGCGGAGACCGAGCACTCGTTCGTCCTCGCACCGACCGGGGATCGGAGCGGAGAGGGCCTCGTCTTCATCCCGGGCGCCAAGGTGGACCCCTTCGCCTACGCCCGCACTCTCGCGGGCGTGGTCGAGGACGCAGGTGTCACCGTCGTCATCACGAAGCCCACCCTCAATCTCGCCTTCTTCGACACCCGGCCCCTCTCGACCTTCACGGCGGACGCACCCGATGTGGACGCCTGGGCGGTCGGAGGACACTCACTGGGCGGTGTGCGAGCGTGTCAGCTCGCCGACGGCGACCCGAGCGTCGACGTGACGGGCCTCGTGTTCTTCGGCAGCTACTGCGCGAACGACATCTCCGCGTCGGCGATCGACGTGCTCAGCATCTCGGGCACGGCCGACGGGCTCACCACACCTGAGGACGTCGAGTCGGCCGCCCCCCTGCTGCCGGCCGACACGACCTTCGTCGAGATCGAGGGCGGCAACCACGCGGACTTCGGCGACTACGGCGTTCAACCGGGCGACGGGGAGTCGACCATCCCGCGCGACGACGCGCGCGCCGCGATCACCGACGCCCTCGTCGGCTTCTTCGACTGA
- a CDS encoding MFS transporter, translating to MTGVPFLSRLGRRGDREPLPRDVRVLGIVAFFVMLGFGVVIPVLPVYVRGFGVGYVEVGAVVSAFAVMRLVVAPVVGRIVDRFGERLVLSTGIGIVAVSSGLVGVATSYPQLLILRGLGGIGSAMFSVAAMTLILGVTSATQRGRAVGFWQGGFLIGGMAGPALGGLLTTISLTAPFFFYAATLAVAGTVGLLLLRGRTEGEETAGGDTGGFRAVLRDRRFQVASVANLASGWAAMGVRSTLVPVLVVEVLHEEPAWTGIAFAISAVVQTIALGPAGRFVDSVGRRPAIVWSFLLGGAALMAIPFVTELWMLVALLVVYAVAAAFIGTAPSALMSDAAGGRRGTPVAVFQASADVGAIVGPLAAGALLDAFSYPAAFGSAAVLMLAASLFAATLPRPSRTPHPQG from the coding sequence GTGACGGGCGTCCCGTTCCTCTCCCGGCTCGGCCGGAGGGGAGACCGCGAACCCCTGCCGCGCGACGTCCGTGTCCTCGGAATCGTCGCCTTCTTCGTCATGCTCGGTTTCGGGGTCGTCATCCCGGTCCTCCCCGTCTACGTGCGCGGCTTCGGCGTCGGTTATGTGGAGGTCGGGGCGGTCGTGTCCGCGTTCGCCGTGATGCGGCTCGTGGTCGCTCCCGTCGTGGGCCGGATCGTCGACCGCTTCGGCGAGAGGCTCGTTCTCTCGACGGGCATCGGGATCGTCGCGGTCTCGAGCGGTCTCGTGGGCGTGGCGACGTCCTACCCGCAGTTGCTGATCCTGCGCGGGCTCGGCGGGATCGGCTCGGCGATGTTCTCGGTCGCCGCGATGACCCTCATCCTCGGCGTCACGTCCGCGACGCAGCGGGGCCGGGCCGTCGGCTTCTGGCAAGGCGGGTTCCTCATCGGCGGCATGGCGGGGCCGGCGCTCGGTGGACTCCTCACGACCATCTCGCTCACCGCTCCGTTCTTCTTCTACGCCGCGACGCTCGCCGTGGCCGGGACCGTCGGTCTCCTGCTGCTGCGCGGACGCACGGAGGGCGAGGAGACGGCGGGGGGCGACACCGGGGGATTCCGCGCCGTGCTCCGCGACCGCCGATTCCAGGTGGCGAGCGTGGCGAATCTCGCGTCCGGTTGGGCGGCGATGGGGGTGCGGTCGACGCTCGTGCCGGTCCTCGTCGTCGAGGTGCTGCACGAGGAACCCGCGTGGACGGGCATCGCGTTCGCGATCTCCGCCGTCGTGCAGACGATCGCCCTCGGTCCGGCCGGACGCTTCGTCGACTCGGTCGGTCGACGCCCAGCCATCGTGTGGTCGTTCCTCCTCGGCGGCGCCGCCCTCATGGCGATCCCGTTCGTGACCGAGCTGTGGATGCTCGTCGCGCTCCTCGTCGTCTACGCGGTCGCGGCGGCGTTCATCGGCACGGCGCCGTCCGCGCTCATGAGCGACGCCGCCGGTGGCCGTCGTGGAACCCCCGTCGCGGTGTTCCAGGCCTCGGCCGACGTCGGGGCGATCGTCGGGCCGCTCGCGGCCGGCGCGCTCCTCGATGCGTTCTCCTATCCGGCGGCCTTCGGCTCCGCTGCCGTGCTCATGCTCGCGGCGTCCCTCTTCGCCGCCACCCTCCCGCGTCCCTCCCGCACTCCCCACCCACAGGGCTAG
- a CDS encoding mycothiol transferase, with protein MVTTRDLLIDAFDRIRDNTARVVGGLTEAELTFRAAPDANSIAWLVWHLTRVQDDHIADASGGAQVWTTAGFATAFGLPFSDEATGYGMSADEVGAVAGVSADELVAYHAAVHDRTVAYVGGLSGADLDRVVDEEWDPPVTLAVRLVSVVADDLQHVGQAAFIRGLLPD; from the coding sequence ATGGTGACCACTCGTGACCTCCTCATCGACGCATTCGATCGCATCCGAGACAACACGGCGCGTGTCGTCGGCGGACTGACGGAGGCCGAACTGACATTCCGGGCAGCTCCGGATGCGAACTCGATCGCCTGGCTCGTGTGGCACCTCACGCGCGTGCAGGACGACCACATCGCGGATGCGTCGGGCGGTGCACAGGTGTGGACGACGGCGGGATTCGCGACGGCCTTCGGTCTACCGTTCAGCGACGAGGCGACCGGGTACGGGATGTCCGCCGACGAGGTGGGCGCCGTCGCCGGCGTGTCTGCTGACGAACTCGTCGCCTATCACGCGGCTGTGCACGACCGAACCGTCGCGTACGTCGGGGGATTGTCCGGCGCCGACCTCGACCGCGTCGTCGACGAGGAGTGGGATCCGCCCGTAACCCTCGCCGTCCGGCTCGTCAGCGTAGTCGCTGACGACTTGCAGCACGTGGGCCAGGCCGCCTTCATCCGAGGGCTGCTCCCGGACTGA
- a CDS encoding endonuclease/exonuclease/phosphatase family protein, which produces MVPFEEGSPLKIVSYNLRKHAAVGELVELVDSHAIDVLCVQEGDTTDLAPMVGGLRLIGATEKNRLGLAMYASDERFDILDTRVFAVRKSLHDRVLRPAHERLLAAHLFDKKIGKDVLVGDFHAAPLTASNALRRKQIAGAHAGMRALAPGAPALMVGDFNYPWFVDKLERHLTDSGFELTRSTEPTYLRYKYFSGYFDFVTSNGYAIERVDVLPFGASDHRPISFTAHLAAPTAP; this is translated from the coding sequence ATGGTGCCGTTCGAGGAGGGCAGTCCCCTGAAGATCGTCAGCTACAACCTGCGAAAGCACGCCGCCGTCGGAGAGCTCGTCGAGCTCGTCGATTCCCACGCCATCGACGTGCTCTGCGTCCAGGAGGGCGACACGACGGACCTCGCGCCCATGGTCGGTGGACTCCGGCTCATCGGCGCGACGGAGAAGAACCGCCTCGGTCTCGCGATGTACGCGAGCGACGAGCGGTTCGACATCCTCGACACGCGGGTCTTCGCCGTACGGAAGTCGCTGCACGACCGGGTCCTGCGTCCGGCGCACGAACGACTGCTCGCCGCTCACCTGTTCGACAAGAAGATCGGGAAGGACGTCCTCGTCGGCGACTTCCACGCGGCTCCGCTCACGGCGTCGAACGCCCTTCGGCGGAAGCAGATCGCCGGCGCCCATGCCGGGATGCGCGCCCTCGCGCCCGGCGCCCCTGCGCTCATGGTCGGGGATTTCAACTACCCGTGGTTCGTCGACAAGCTCGAACGCCATCTCACCGACTCGGGATTCGAGCTGACACGCAGCACGGAACCCACCTACCTCCGGTACAAGTACTTCTCGGGCTACTTCGACTTCGTGACGAGCAACGGCTACGCGATCGAACGCGTCGACGTGCTGCCGTTCGGCGCATCCGACCACCGCCCGATCAGCTTCACGGCCCACCTCGCCGCCCCCACCGCCCCCTGA
- a CDS encoding MarP family serine protease — MNTVVDIVLLLIMVGAVIGGWRRGALVTAASLVGILGGVVLATNITPIVVAFAARFGWVTSLERTLVAVVVLIVSIALVVAVLSLVARALKGALSKLKITKGLDTLGGAALGFLTWAATVWLLAGFLASTGVVPLTQLASSSRVVAALDSVAPVPSSTALGALDRALGNSGFPQVFADGVESIVGVTEPDPAVSGAVDASAGAIVRVLSSAPSCASDATGSGWVVGTDRVVTNAHVVGGSDDLFVQIGGTGNPVPATLVVFDPERDLAVLAVPGLGVSPLALGDDLAASEQAYVAGYPENGPYDVQPARVRQTLDATGLDIYERDTVTREIYALRGLVRPGNSGGPLLDTDGDVVGVVFARSTTDADTGYALTLDELAPVLDRVASSAEVDSGACVA; from the coding sequence ATGAATACCGTCGTGGATATCGTCCTCCTCCTGATCATGGTCGGCGCCGTCATCGGCGGCTGGCGTCGTGGCGCGCTCGTGACCGCGGCGTCGCTCGTCGGGATACTCGGAGGAGTGGTCCTCGCGACGAACATCACTCCGATCGTCGTCGCGTTCGCCGCCCGGTTCGGCTGGGTCACGTCGCTCGAGCGAACGCTCGTGGCCGTGGTGGTCCTCATCGTCTCGATAGCCCTCGTCGTCGCCGTGTTGTCGCTCGTCGCCCGCGCGCTGAAGGGGGCGCTCTCGAAGCTCAAGATCACGAAGGGTCTCGACACGCTGGGCGGCGCGGCCCTCGGATTCCTCACCTGGGCCGCCACGGTGTGGCTCCTGGCCGGATTCCTCGCGTCGACGGGCGTCGTGCCGCTCACCCAGCTCGCGAGTTCGTCGCGGGTCGTGGCCGCACTCGACTCCGTGGCACCCGTGCCGTCGTCGACGGCGCTGGGCGCACTCGACCGAGCCCTCGGCAATTCCGGCTTCCCCCAGGTGTTCGCCGACGGAGTCGAGAGCATCGTCGGCGTCACGGAGCCCGATCCGGCGGTCTCCGGCGCCGTCGACGCCTCGGCGGGGGCGATCGTGCGCGTCCTGTCATCGGCCCCGTCGTGCGCCTCTGATGCGACGGGGAGCGGCTGGGTCGTCGGAACCGATCGGGTCGTGACGAACGCGCACGTCGTCGGCGGATCCGACGACCTCTTCGTCCAGATCGGGGGGACGGGCAACCCGGTGCCGGCGACCCTCGTGGTCTTCGACCCGGAGCGGGACCTCGCGGTCCTCGCCGTGCCAGGCCTCGGCGTGAGCCCCCTCGCGCTCGGCGACGACCTCGCGGCGTCCGAGCAGGCGTATGTCGCCGGATACCCGGAGAACGGTCCGTACGACGTGCAGCCCGCGCGCGTCCGGCAGACCCTCGACGCGACGGGTCTCGACATCTACGAGCGAGACACCGTGACGCGGGAGATCTACGCGCTGCGCGGGCTCGTCCGCCCCGGCAATTCGGGAGGCCCCCTCCTCGACACGGACGGCGACGTCGTCGGTGTGGTGTTCGCCCGCTCGACGACCGACGCCGACACGGGATACGCCCTCACTCTCGACGAGCTCGCTCCCGTGCTCGACCGGGTGGCGTCGAGCGCCGAGGTCGACTCGGGTGCGTGCGTGGCCTGA
- a CDS encoding HAD family hydrolase → MTGTGTPAAVLLDIDGTLVDSNYLHVDSWARTFGDLGVDVDTWRIHRGIGLDSTMLLDELLGDRVDELRDRATERHAVHYADSIERLRAIHGGRQLLDALTDAGLRVVLATSAPGDELEQLRRVLDVEDSLYAVTSSEDVETAKPEPDVIRSALDKAHVPADRAVMIGDARWDGIAAERAGVTFVGVLTGGISAAELREVGAVAVYDSVAEVIEHLDDAPFGELIATLG, encoded by the coding sequence ATGACTGGAACCGGAACGCCTGCAGCCGTCCTCCTCGACATCGACGGGACGCTCGTCGATTCGAACTACCTCCACGTCGACAGTTGGGCGCGGACGTTCGGTGATCTCGGCGTCGACGTCGACACCTGGCGTATCCACCGGGGCATCGGGCTCGACTCGACGATGCTGCTCGACGAGCTTCTCGGCGACCGCGTGGACGAGCTGAGGGATCGGGCCACGGAACGACACGCCGTCCACTACGCCGACTCGATCGAACGGCTGCGCGCCATCCACGGCGGACGGCAGCTCCTCGACGCCCTCACGGACGCCGGCCTCCGCGTCGTCCTCGCGACCTCGGCGCCGGGGGACGAGCTCGAGCAGCTCCGCCGTGTGCTCGACGTGGAGGACAGCCTCTACGCGGTGACGTCCTCCGAGGACGTCGAGACGGCGAAGCCCGAGCCCGATGTCATCCGCAGCGCCCTCGACAAGGCGCACGTCCCCGCCGACCGGGCCGTGATGATCGGCGACGCGCGCTGGGACGGGATCGCCGCTGAGCGTGCGGGGGTGACCTTCGTCGGTGTGCTCACCGGCGGGATCTCGGCGGCCGAACTCCGCGAGGTCGGAGCCGTCGCCGTGTACGACAGCGTGGCGGAGGTCATCGAGCACCTCGATGACGCCCCATTCGGTGAGCTCATCGCCACGCTCGGCTGA